A single region of the Plantactinospora soyae genome encodes:
- a CDS encoding fluoride efflux transporter FluC: protein MSPSRPRPTEPTGATGAAEPDVPDEPVPPRRPSPPVGRPRWDVIAVVALGGALGSAGRYGLLLLWPHTPDGFPWATLGTNLSGCALIGLLMRLVSTQLAAHRLVQPFFVTGLLGGFTTFSTYAVETRGLFAADRPGLALGYLVGTLAGALVAVRVGIWAADRVRS from the coding sequence GTGAGTCCGTCCCGTCCCCGTCCCACCGAACCGACCGGAGCGACCGGAGCGGCCGAGCCCGACGTCCCGGACGAGCCGGTCCCGCCGCGCCGGCCCAGTCCACCGGTGGGTCGGCCCCGCTGGGACGTGATCGCCGTGGTCGCGCTCGGCGGGGCGCTGGGTTCGGCCGGCCGGTACGGGCTTCTCCTGCTCTGGCCGCACACCCCCGACGGCTTCCCCTGGGCGACCCTGGGTACCAACCTCTCCGGCTGCGCGCTGATCGGACTGCTGATGCGGCTGGTCAGCACCCAACTCGCCGCGCACCGGCTGGTTCAGCCGTTCTTCGTCACCGGGCTGCTCGGCGGGTTCACCACCTTCTCCACGTACGCGGTCGAGACTCGCGGCCTGTTCGCCGCGGACCGGCCCGGCCTCGCCCTCGGCTACCTGGTCGGAACGCTGGCCGGAGCGCTCGTCGCCGTACGCGTCGGAATCTGGGCGGCGGACCGGGTGCGGTCATGA
- a CDS encoding fluoride efflux transporter FluC: protein MTWAAVLLGGAVGAVARFGVNWLAARASRPPPWATFTVNVVGSLVLGLLAGVGTALPGWVGALVGTGFCGALTTYSTFGYETVQLAGSGPAGRGRALLNVVATLTVGLGVAALGWYLGSRL, encoded by the coding sequence CTGACCTGGGCGGCGGTGCTGCTCGGCGGCGCGGTCGGCGCGGTCGCCCGGTTCGGCGTCAACTGGCTGGCCGCGCGGGCGTCCCGACCGCCGCCCTGGGCCACCTTCACCGTCAACGTCGTCGGCTCGCTGGTGCTGGGCCTGCTGGCCGGTGTCGGAACCGCCCTTCCGGGCTGGGTCGGCGCACTCGTCGGCACCGGCTTCTGCGGCGCCCTGACCACCTACTCGACCTTCGGCTACGAGACGGTGCAACTTGCCGGCAGCGGACCGGCCGGCCGGGGTCGGGCCCTGCTGAACGTGGTGGCCACCCTCACGGTGGGACTCGGCGTCGCCGCCCTTGGCTGGTACCTCGGAAGCCGGCTCTGA
- a CDS encoding phosphoribosyltransferase — MNATYRDRTAAGTVLADLLAPVAGQPDVVVLGLVRGGVPVAAAVAERLRAPLDVLVVRKLGLPQAPEVAFGAVGPGGLRVLNEEIAGRLDPAEIDTVVRVETAELERRERRYRAGRPPLRLDDRIAVIVDDGLATGATARAAVGVARQLGARRVVLAVPVGAPEAYAVLSRTADELVCPARPADFGAVSRYYADFHEVSDEEVVALLTGSG, encoded by the coding sequence ATGAACGCGACCTATCGGGATCGGACGGCCGCCGGGACGGTACTGGCCGACCTGCTGGCCCCGGTCGCCGGCCAGCCGGACGTCGTCGTCCTCGGCCTGGTCCGGGGCGGCGTGCCGGTGGCGGCCGCCGTGGCGGAACGCCTCCGGGCGCCGCTCGACGTCCTGGTGGTCCGGAAGCTCGGGCTGCCGCAGGCGCCGGAGGTGGCCTTCGGCGCCGTCGGCCCAGGCGGGCTGCGGGTGCTCAACGAGGAGATCGCCGGCCGGCTGGACCCGGCGGAGATCGACACGGTGGTCCGGGTGGAGACGGCGGAACTGGAACGTCGCGAGCGGCGTTACCGGGCCGGCCGGCCCCCGCTGCGCCTCGACGACCGGATCGCGGTGATCGTCGACGACGGCCTGGCCACCGGCGCCACCGCCCGGGCGGCCGTGGGGGTGGCCCGGCAGCTCGGCGCCCGCCGGGTGGTGCTGGCGGTCCCGGTCGGCGCCCCGGAGGCGTACGCGGTGCTGAGCCGAACCGCCGACGAGCTGGTCTGCCCGGCACGCCCGGCGGACTTCGGCGCGGTCAGCCGCTATTACGCGGACTTTCACGAAGTGTCGGACGAGGAAGTGGTGGCGCTGCTGACGGGCTCTGGGTGA
- a CDS encoding TFIIB-type zinc ribbon-containing protein, with the protein MMQMTCPKCRGDMRQYERSGVTVDQCTECRGLFLDRGELEKLFEAEANWSQKQAPAPQQPSHAPGGAYPPPAPHQPGYAVPSHVPPPPPPAHGYPQAPAPAYGQHQQQHHGYHGHYKHKKRKGFLDDFFG; encoded by the coding sequence GTGATGCAGATGACCTGTCCGAAGTGTCGTGGCGACATGCGTCAGTACGAGCGCAGCGGCGTCACGGTCGACCAGTGCACCGAATGTCGTGGACTCTTCCTTGACCGGGGCGAGTTGGAGAAGCTGTTCGAGGCCGAGGCCAACTGGAGCCAGAAGCAGGCGCCGGCGCCGCAGCAGCCGTCACACGCCCCTGGTGGTGCGTACCCGCCGCCGGCACCGCACCAGCCGGGTTACGCGGTGCCGAGCCACGTACCGCCGCCACCACCGCCGGCTCACGGCTACCCGCAGGCCCCCGCTCCGGCCTACGGGCAGCACCAGCAGCAGCACCACGGCTACCACGGCCACTACAAGCACAAGAAGCGTAAGGGCTTCCTCGACGACTTCTTCGGCTGA